The Candidatus Omnitrophota bacterium region CTGGTCTTTCATCCCAAATAGGGTGGCTACCTATTATAAGGGCATGGGAGAGATAACGAGCGTGCTCTCTATTTTCAATAATTATCGCCTGGAATATAAAAGCCACACATATCTTGTCGGCCATTATCTTAATTTATTGAAATTCTTGGGCATCGGGCAGCCATCGGAAGAGAAGGAGGTTTTTATTAAGCCGGAAGAAGAAAAAAAAGCCTTGGATTTTTTGACGCAGAATAATTTAAATACCGATGATTTGTTAATCGGCATCAGTCCCGTCCCCGGGAACAAGATCAAACAGTGGGATTTGTCTAAGTTCGCTTCCCTCGCAGATTTATTAGCAGAAAAATTGGGATCCAAAATAATCTTTACCGGATCGGCTGACGATAGCGTCCAAATTAAAGAGGTACAGCGCATGATGCGGAACGGCAGCGTTAACGGTTCGGGTTTATTTAAACTGTATGAACTACCCGCCTTGCTGAAAATGATGAAATTGTTTATCAGCGTGGATTCCGGACCTTTATATATAGCCAACGCCCTAAAGGTGCCGGTGGTAGACATCGGGGGTTGTTATGACATACGGGAACAAACTCCTTCAGGGAGCGGATGCAGGGTTTTACAGAAAAATACTAACTCCTCTCTCGCTTATTCCACCGTCGTTTCGCCCAGTTCAGAATGCAGAAACTGGTTTAGCCGACAACTCCAGGAAATTACCACAGAAGAGGTTTTCGAAGCCGCCAAATTTTTATTAAGTTAATTTTATATATTATAATAAACTTGATAATTATTAATTAGTTGCGTCATTTTTAAAAATGGCACAGCTGCTAATTTATGAGCAACTTTAAATATTTTATTAAATTTAAAAAAGGAAGTCCTTTATTATTTTTAGGAATTATAATTATTGCTATTGGGGCTGCTGCCGCGACTGCACGCGCTTTTTTATTAGACCCAATTCCGACAGATTATCAACTTAAGGCTTCGACAAATAAAATCATCGAGAGCAGAGAAATTGACTGGATAACTGGAGAGCCGGGCTCATTTATAAATAATGGCAGAATAATTAGTTATGCTTATATTTCCGACCAATTAGTTGGTCAAGCAAATTATTTTGGAATACCCGAAGATATGTCAAAAAGAACCGGTAATACACAATTTTTTCCAAAAAATAAAGACGAAAAAGGAGAAATTTGGATAGCAAAGATTTATTCTGGTACTCCCCTTTATTATGTACCACAAGAAAATAAATGGCACGAAGTAAAAATTGCCACGACTACGATAGATGCTTTTAATAGACAAAC contains the following coding sequences:
- a CDS encoding glycosyltransferase family 9 protein translates to MGEITSVLSIFNNYRLEYKSHTYLVGHYLNLLKFLGIGQPSEEKEVFIKPEEEKKALDFLTQNNLNTDDLLIGISPVPGNKIKQWDLSKFASLADLLAEKLGSKIIFTGSADDSVQIKEVQRMMRNGSVNGSGLFKLYELPALLKMMKLFISVDSGPLYIANALKVPVVDIGGCYDIREQTPSGSGCRVLQKNTNSSLAYSTVVSPSSECRNWFSRQLQEITTEEVFEAAKFLLS